A single Glycine soja cultivar W05 chromosome 14, ASM419377v2, whole genome shotgun sequence DNA region contains:
- the LOC114385230 gene encoding hydroxyproline O-galactosyltransferase HPGT2-like, whose product METLPTTTTKRGGARSKPVQTSKSSLVMAFFSCVAWLYVAGRLWQDAENRNLLASLLKKNSAQRPKVLTVEDKLMVLGCRDLERRIVEAEMELTLAKSQGYLKGQGQRSGSSDRRLLAVIGVYTGFGSKLKRNVFRGSWMPRGDALKKLEERGVVIRFVIGRSANRGDSLDRNIDEENRTTKDFLILEGHEEAQEELPKKVKTFFSTAVQNWDADFYVKVDDGIDIDLEGLIELLDRRRGQDGAYVGCMKSGEVISEEGKPWYEPDWWKFGDEKSYFRHAAGSLVIISKNLAQYININSVSLKTYAYDDTSLGSWMMGVQATYIDDSRLCCSSIRQDKVCSLA is encoded by the exons ATGGAGACGCTACCGACGACGACGACAAAGCGAGGAGGAGCGAGATCGAAGCCCGTTCAGACCTCGAAATCGTCTCTCGTTATGGCCTTCTTCTCCTGCGTCGCGTGGCTCTACGTCGCCGGAAG GTTATGGCAAGACGCAGAGAATCGCAATTTACTCGCTAGTCTTCTGAAAAAGAATTCAGCtcag AGGCCTAAGGTTCTTACAGTGGAAGATAAGTTAATGGTGCTTGGGTGCAG GGATCTGGAGAGGAGGATTGTGGAAGCTGAGATGGAATTGACATTGGCTAAGAGCCAAGGGTACCTAAAGGGGCAAGGCCAGAGAAGCGGCTCTTCTGATCGTAGGCTTCTTGCTGTTATCGGAGTGTATACTGGATTTGGGAGTAAATTGAAGAGAAATGTTTTCAGGGGGTCTTGGATGCCCAGAG GTGATGCCTTGAAAAAACTTGAAGAAAGAGGAGTGGTCATACGTTTTGTTATTGGTCGGAG TGCTAATCGAGGTGATAGCTTAGATCGCAATATTGACGAGGAAAATCGCACAACAAAGGATTTCCTGATTCTT GAAGGTCATGAGGAAGCTCAAGAAGAGTTGCCTAAAAAAGTTAAAACCTTCTTCAGTACTGCAGTTCAGAACTGGGATGCTGACTTTTATGTAAAAGTTGATGATGGCATTGATATTGATCTCG AGGGTTTAATTGAACTTCTTGACCGTCGTCGTGGTCAGGATGGGGCATATGTTGGATGCATGAAGTCAGGAGAAGTGATATCAGAAGA GGGAAAGCCATGGTATGAACCTGATTGGTGGAAATTTGGGGATGAAAAATC gtATTTCCGACATGCGGCTGGTTCACTTGTTATAATTTCAAAGAATTTGGCacaatacattaatataaacaG tgTATCTTTGAAGACATATGCCTATGATGATACATCATTGGGATCATGGATGATGGGCGTCCAAGCAACTTACATAGATGACAGTCGGCTTTGCTGCAGTAGTATCAGACAAG